A stretch of the Bacteroidota bacterium genome encodes the following:
- a CDS encoding DUF4342 domain-containing protein, giving the protein MDIKEEFKVKGSELLSKIKELIEEGNVHRIIVKDDKGGKFIDIPVNIGIVAVVLAPFMALIASLAIYASTLTIEVIRKEE; this is encoded by the coding sequence ATGGATATAAAAGAAGAATTTAAAGTAAAAGGATCGGAATTGCTTTCAAAAATTAAGGAATTAATTGAGGAGGGCAATGTGCATCGAATCATTGTCAAGGATGATAAAGGTGGCAAATTTATTGATATTCCGGTGAATATAGGCATTGTGGCAGTTGTTTTAGCTCCATTTATGGCTCTTATTGCAAGTTTGGCAATTTATGCATCAACTTTAACAATTGAAGTAATCAGAAAGGAAGAATAG
- a CDS encoding shikimate dehydrogenase, whose product MIKSLNLFANGKSKSYGLIGNTLKHSYSSKYFERKFKAENISDSKYLHFEIEDLQEFPKLIEAHPDLVGLNITIPYKKTIIHYLDEIDRSSRFIGAVNTIKISRKNNKPFLSGYNTDAYGFEKTLLPVLKPHHQKALVLGTGGASRAVVYILRKNGISYLEVTRFPYKSNQIGYDMISNEIVREYNIIINTTPVGMYPKVVDMVNIPYEYLDQNNLLYDLVYNPEETQFLKAAKSKGATTINGTGMFELQAERSWKIWNKKSILPF is encoded by the coding sequence ATGATTAAAAGCTTGAATTTATTTGCAAACGGAAAGAGCAAGTCATATGGTTTGATAGGGAATACTCTAAAGCATTCATATTCAAGCAAATATTTTGAACGGAAATTTAAAGCCGAAAACATTAGCGATTCCAAATATCTGCATTTTGAGATAGAAGACCTCCAAGAATTCCCCAAATTAATTGAAGCGCATCCTGATTTGGTTGGGTTAAATATTACCATCCCTTATAAAAAAACCATTATTCACTACTTGGATGAAATTGATAGAAGTTCAAGGTTTATTGGAGCTGTTAACACCATCAAAATAAGCAGAAAAAATAATAAACCTTTCTTATCCGGATATAATACAGATGCTTATGGATTCGAAAAGACACTTCTTCCGGTTCTAAAACCCCATCATCAAAAAGCACTGGTTTTAGGAACAGGTGGAGCTTCAAGAGCCGTTGTTTACATTTTACGAAAAAATGGCATTTCTTATCTTGAAGTAACCAGATTCCCTTATAAATCCAATCAGATTGGTTATGATATGATTTCTAACGAAATTGTTCGGGAATACAATATTATCATTAATACAACACCTGTTGGGATGTATCCCAAAGTTGTTGATATGGTTAACATCCCATACGAATATTTGGATCAAAACAATTTATTGTACGACTTGGTTTATAATCCGGAGGAAACACAATTTTTGAAGGCCGCCAAGAGTAAAGGAGCCACAACAATTAATGGAACAGGAATGTTTGAATTGCAAGCAGAACGCTCCTGGAAAATCTGGAACAAAAAATCTATTCTTCCTTTCTGA
- a CDS encoding DUF368 domain-containing protein, which translates to MKNYIILFVKGIGMGVANVIPGVSGGTIALITGIFERLVNSIKSFDLKAVKLLFGFKFKLFADYTDFKFLISILLGVFVAIISLARLFDYLFVNYPVYIWAYFFGLVLASVYFVGKTVEKWNLRVILTFIIGSAVAVAVSIMNPSAENDNFFFLILCGVVAICSMILPGLSGSFVLILMGNYKLVMIDAVNNLDLVIITPVAIGAVVGIIAFSHLLSWVFKRYRNETISLLTGFILGSISILWPWKKTIYMVNDLGETILKNGQPIIQKYEQVLPQSYNSGFWIALFLILLGIISIWITESLAKKTND; encoded by the coding sequence ATGAAGAATTATATAATCCTATTTGTAAAAGGAATTGGCATGGGAGTAGCAAATGTGATTCCGGGAGTATCGGGAGGAACAATTGCATTAATAACCGGAATTTTTGAACGATTGGTAAACTCAATAAAATCGTTCGATCTGAAAGCAGTTAAACTTCTTTTTGGTTTTAAATTCAAACTTTTTGCCGATTATACCGATTTTAAATTTTTGATTTCCATATTGCTTGGGGTATTTGTCGCCATCATAAGTTTAGCCAGATTGTTCGATTATCTTTTTGTTAATTACCCGGTATATATTTGGGCATACTTTTTCGGATTGGTATTAGCTTCGGTTTATTTTGTTGGAAAAACTGTGGAGAAATGGAACCTAAGGGTAATTCTAACATTTATCATTGGCTCAGCAGTAGCTGTCGCAGTATCAATAATGAATCCTTCAGCCGAAAATGATAATTTCTTTTTCTTAATTCTTTGCGGTGTTGTAGCCATTTGCAGCATGATCCTTCCCGGGTTATCCGGTTCATTTGTATTAATCCTCATGGGAAATTACAAATTGGTAATGATCGATGCTGTCAACAATCTGGACTTAGTAATTATAACTCCTGTAGCGATTGGTGCCGTAGTTGGAATCATTGCATTTTCGCACTTACTTTCATGGGTTTTTAAAAGATATAGAAACGAAACAATTTCATTGCTTACAGGTTTTATACTTGGTTCAATAAGTATATTATGGCCATGGAAGAAAACGATTTATATGGTAAATGATTTGGGCGAAACAATTTTAAAGAATGGTCAACCCATTATTCAAAAATATGAACAAGTTTTACCACAATCTTATAATTCGGGGTTTTGGATTGCGCTATTTTTAATACTTTTGGGAATTATAAGCATTTGGATAACCGAATCATTAGCAAAGAAGACGAATGATTAA
- a CDS encoding tetratricopeptide repeat protein, protein MMMSNFEEADEYQIQGLIKRFEKMVARNKDYFFDVQEFEDIIDFYLDRSDLTHADHSIEAAIGQHPGSIIFLFKKALYLIASSKYNEALTLLEKIEKIEVNNAEVYLTKGMVYSHQKKNDQAIKEYRKAIELADDPEEIYTNIAFEYENIGDYKEAIYFLKKVLELNPENEAIIYELSFCFELSNLSEESIAYYHEFLDKTPYSKAAWFNLGIAYNNLELYEKAVDAYDYAIAIDETFASAYYNKANSYANLSNYPMAIEAYNETFKYEEPEAMTYYYIGECYEKSKEYVAAIENYQKAIEIDDKGADAWIGIGLCNNLLGNTVTALKCVKRAIDLEESNAEYWYILGDIQEKNNLIDKAIKSYEKVCELEPTHPEIWLDFSNLYAEHKELPKAIEIIQTGIEFLDDNIEFKYRLVVYLLKSGKSKEAYELLEKALTTDYSAHEKLFEYQEDLKKNSELMRILESFNENK, encoded by the coding sequence GCTGATGAATACCAGATACAAGGCTTGATTAAACGTTTTGAGAAAATGGTTGCCCGTAACAAAGATTATTTTTTTGATGTTCAGGAATTTGAAGATATCATTGACTTTTATCTTGACCGCAGCGATTTGACTCATGCTGATCATTCTATTGAAGCTGCCATCGGGCAACACCCTGGAAGTATAATTTTCTTGTTTAAAAAAGCCTTATATCTCATCGCTTCAAGTAAATACAATGAGGCCTTAACTTTACTTGAAAAGATTGAGAAAATTGAGGTAAATAATGCCGAGGTATACCTGACAAAAGGAATGGTTTACAGCCATCAAAAAAAGAACGATCAGGCAATTAAAGAATACCGTAAAGCAATTGAACTTGCCGATGATCCTGAAGAAATTTATACCAATATAGCTTTTGAATATGAAAATATAGGCGATTACAAAGAGGCGATTTATTTTTTGAAAAAAGTACTCGAACTTAATCCTGAAAACGAAGCTATTATTTATGAGCTTTCATTTTGCTTTGAATTATCTAACCTTTCCGAAGAAAGCATTGCTTACTACCATGAATTTCTTGATAAAACACCCTATTCAAAAGCTGCATGGTTCAATTTAGGGATCGCTTACAACAATCTGGAATTATACGAAAAAGCAGTAGATGCATATGATTATGCAATTGCCATTGACGAAACGTTTGCTTCTGCTTACTATAATAAAGCAAATTCGTATGCTAACTTATCGAACTACCCGATGGCAATTGAAGCGTATAACGAAACCTTCAAGTATGAAGAGCCTGAAGCCATGACCTATTATTATATTGGCGAATGTTACGAAAAAAGCAAGGAATATGTCGCCGCTATCGAAAATTATCAAAAAGCAATTGAAATAGATGATAAAGGAGCAGATGCCTGGATTGGAATTGGCTTATGTAATAATCTTTTAGGCAATACGGTTACTGCACTAAAATGTGTTAAGCGGGCAATCGATCTGGAAGAATCAAATGCCGAGTATTGGTACATTTTAGGAGACATTCAGGAAAAGAATAATTTAATTGATAAAGCAATAAAATCGTATGAAAAAGTTTGTGAATTAGAACCAACGCATCCTGAAATCTGGCTTGATTTTTCAAATTTATATGCCGAGCATAAAGAGTTGCCTAAGGCCATTGAAATTATTCAAACCGGGATCGAATTTTTGGATGACAATATTGAATTCAAATATCGCTTGGTAGTATATCTGTTAAAAAGTGGCAAATCAAAGGAAGCCTATGAATTATTGGAAAAGGCTTTAACCACCGACTATTCAGCTCATGAAAAACTTTTTGAATATCAGGAGGATTTGAAAAAGAACTCGGAACTAATGCGAATCTTAGAGTCGTTTAATGAAAATAAATAG